A genome region from Thermococcus gorgonarius includes the following:
- a CDS encoding cysteine synthase family protein produces the protein MSFAKLEFFNPFSRSIKDRTAFNMLLRAIERGDINGARNLFEASSGNTSISLAALSNVFGIKFRAYLPKPTPKATRVLLRVLGAKVVVTEFETIDTEMVEFVKKEARKARAANLNQFENDDNFDVHYRVTAREIEEQLRSIGKKPDVLIAGIGTSGHIAGIAKYLKERYDTRIVGVVPARGEKIPGIKRLETGQKWYSLVKIDRVVEVTRSEAIEGSIDIARRDGLLIGLSSGAVAKAYERVSEEFGEGTYVLIFPDDGFKYVEVFEGYLGMT, from the coding sequence ATGTCTTTTGCCAAGCTGGAGTTCTTTAACCCCTTCAGCAGGAGCATAAAGGACAGAACCGCTTTTAACATGCTTCTTCGCGCGATAGAGCGCGGGGACATCAACGGCGCGAGGAATCTTTTTGAGGCCAGTTCCGGCAACACCAGCATCTCCCTTGCCGCTTTGAGCAATGTTTTTGGCATAAAGTTCCGGGCTTATCTCCCGAAGCCGACTCCAAAGGCCACGCGGGTTCTCCTGAGGGTTCTTGGAGCGAAGGTTGTTGTTACAGAATTTGAGACCATTGACACTGAGATGGTCGAATTCGTTAAGAAAGAAGCAAGGAAGGCAAGAGCGGCCAACCTAAACCAGTTCGAGAACGACGACAACTTTGATGTCCACTACCGCGTTACGGCCAGGGAGATCGAGGAGCAGCTGCGAAGCATCGGGAAGAAACCCGACGTGCTAATAGCTGGAATTGGAACTTCGGGCCACATAGCGGGTATAGCCAAATACTTGAAGGAGCGCTACGACACCCGTATCGTCGGCGTCGTGCCAGCCAGGGGGGAGAAGATTCCGGGAATAAAGCGCCTCGAAACCGGCCAGAAGTGGTATTCCCTGGTAAAGATAGACCGCGTCGTTGAGGTAACGAGGAGCGAGGCCATAGAAGGATCCATAGACATAGCCAGAAGGGACGGTCTGCTGATAGGCCTCAGCTCCGGCGCTGTAGCGAAGGCCTACGAGAGGGTCTCGGAGGAGTTCGGCGAGGGCACCTACGTCCTCATCTTCCCCGATGATGGGTTTAAATACGTGGAGGTCTTTGAGGGCTATCTGGGGATGACATGA
- a CDS encoding Lrp/AsnC family transcriptional regulator, producing MEKGSLTPKQMKLLRKLYNEGKPIEVHTVEKTQDELAEELGITRQALSNHLKVLKELGYIRTGRGFIDLTEKALELLGEKRGGVFVFVRIEPTKRKHVYAEIKKMKIKRIYRVTGDIDLIIEADKGQLDEILEEIASIDGVKETVTHVVLEVL from the coding sequence GTGGAGAAAGGCTCCCTTACACCCAAACAGATGAAGCTTTTGAGGAAACTTTACAATGAAGGGAAACCAATTGAAGTTCACACTGTTGAAAAGACCCAAGATGAGCTGGCCGAAGAGCTGGGGATAACAAGGCAGGCCCTCAGCAACCACCTCAAGGTCCTCAAGGAGCTTGGTTACATCAGAACAGGCAGGGGCTTCATAGACCTAACGGAAAAGGCCCTCGAACTTCTTGGGGAGAAAAGGGGTGGTGTCTTTGTCTTCGTCAGAATAGAGCCGACGAAGAGGAAACACGTTTACGCGGAAATCAAAAAGATGAAGATAAAGAGGATCTACCGTGTCACCGGGGACATAGACCTCATCATCGAGGCTGACAAGGGGCAGCTCGACGAGATACTGGAGGAGATAGCCTCCATTGACGGTGTTAAAGAAACCGTGACTCACGTTGTTCTTGAGGTTCTCTGA
- a CDS encoding glycosyltransferase has product MVIEFLLLIILAWDGYFFLKYLLSLTKAPKTSALRPKVSLLMPAHNEEKTIGEAIRAALNLDYPDFEIIVIDDGSSDKTYDVALTFKDPRLKVVRIPHSGKARALNEGLKLSSGEIIATTDADGVLEGKALKGLVERFYADDVVAVGGQVRVQPRSFLEVVQDIEHLRIAMFRRAHELENLSVAPGPIAAFRRKALEAIGGFVNDPVEDYATTVALKGFGKVVYSPKAKCWVRMPTTLANLWRQRKRWFLGDLPKLGGGPLKEKVFLGISDIVAFFDVLFPVLAIFAGKFELLAVFLLFEVLTMATVVAVEGGYLVEVLAFPFVLWFLALFYLTLHVYGYLHLLFRKKQ; this is encoded by the coding sequence GGGACGGCTATTTTTTTCTGAAGTACCTGCTGAGTCTCACAAAGGCCCCCAAAACATCAGCCTTACGGCCGAAAGTGAGCTTGCTCATGCCAGCGCACAACGAGGAAAAAACCATAGGAGAAGCCATAAGGGCGGCTTTAAACCTTGATTATCCCGATTTTGAGATTATTGTAATCGATGACGGTTCCTCGGATAAAACCTACGACGTGGCCTTAACTTTCAAGGATCCCCGCTTGAAAGTCGTGAGAATACCTCACTCAGGGAAGGCCAGAGCCCTGAACGAGGGGCTTAAGCTTTCCTCCGGCGAGATAATAGCGACCACGGACGCGGACGGCGTGCTGGAAGGGAAAGCCCTGAAAGGTCTTGTCGAGCGCTTTTATGCGGATGATGTGGTGGCGGTTGGCGGCCAGGTTCGCGTCCAGCCGAGGAGCTTTCTTGAGGTTGTCCAGGACATAGAACACCTGAGGATAGCCATGTTCAGAAGGGCCCATGAGCTCGAAAACCTTAGCGTGGCACCCGGACCGATAGCGGCGTTCAGAAGAAAAGCCCTTGAGGCCATCGGTGGCTTCGTGAATGACCCGGTTGAGGACTACGCAACGACGGTAGCCCTGAAAGGTTTCGGAAAAGTTGTCTACTCACCCAAAGCCAAATGCTGGGTCAGAATGCCAACTACGCTGGCAAACCTCTGGAGACAGAGGAAGAGGTGGTTCCTCGGTGATCTTCCAAAGCTCGGCGGCGGCCCGTTAAAGGAGAAAGTGTTTCTCGGCATAAGTGATATCGTTGCCTTCTTCGATGTCCTCTTCCCGGTACTGGCGATTTTCGCGGGAAAATTTGAATTGCTTGCCGTTTTTTTGCTCTTTGAGGTTCTTACTATGGCGACCGTTGTAGCTGTGGAGGGTGGCTATCTGGTGGAAGTTTTGGCATTCCCCTTCGTCCTGTGGTTTCTGGCACTCTTTTACCTGACGCTCCACGTTTATGGCTATCTCCACTTGCTTTTCCGGAAAAAGCAATAA
- a CDS encoding YlmC/YmxH family sporulation protein, with the protein MVVSDRANQLINKFVVSLTTGKILGYVTDINVEVEGDKFFFILKMKVVENLGKGQGMFTNETKLRIEPSDIVNVGPDVIIIGDGKVPPLREIESLAQLRGEYEEVLAQLREKEAVVNSLKEEVSSLRRQLDDAQRELRRCEVMKEDFEHLKEQLLKQEGELEMAREYIRVLEGMREDIDSIRKLLESLVSETLESTVRGIIDEELNARGLKKTGFI; encoded by the coding sequence ATGGTTGTGAGTGACAGGGCGAACCAGCTAATCAACAAGTTCGTTGTTTCCCTTACCACTGGAAAGATACTCGGTTATGTAACCGATATAAACGTAGAGGTCGAGGGGGACAAGTTCTTCTTTATCCTGAAGATGAAGGTAGTGGAAAACCTAGGAAAGGGCCAGGGCATGTTTACCAACGAGACTAAGCTGAGGATAGAGCCGAGCGATATCGTCAACGTTGGTCCGGACGTTATAATAATAGGAGACGGGAAAGTTCCACCACTGAGGGAGATAGAAAGCCTTGCCCAGCTCAGGGGCGAGTACGAAGAAGTTCTGGCCCAGCTGAGGGAAAAGGAAGCGGTGGTTAACTCACTCAAGGAAGAAGTCAGCTCACTCAGGAGACAGCTTGACGATGCCCAGCGGGAGCTGAGGCGCTGTGAAGTGATGAAGGAGGACTTTGAGCACCTCAAGGAACAGCTTCTCAAGCAGGAGGGCGAGCTCGAGATGGCCAGGGAGTACATAAGGGTTCTTGAGGGTATGAGAGAGGACATAGACAGCATCAGGAAACTGCTGGAGAGCTTGGTAAGTGAGACATTAGAGAGTACCGTCCGGGGAATAATAGATGAGGAACTCAATGCGAGGGGGCTTAAAAAGACGGGCTTCATCTGA
- a CDS encoding Clp1/GlmU family protein, with protein sequence MEQINKAGYTTEVPEDRLSLIALLDEIGSGKIIFIGDVDSGKTTTVSYVANSLLSMGYKVAVVDSDVGQKSILPPGTVSLGILDRPVAHIGEAVPLAHYFIGTTTPSQYIGETVVGVKRLADIGSRIADFVLIDTTGFISGPGLELKRMKVELLRPDLVVFIGDSEDLRRLESSIGSLARVFHAEKSSLVKPHSHEERKLIRAAKWRTYFSGSKMVEVDLNEFLVSGTVMFTGRPLLQEEIELIGKLHEWIIFNGWKNREGYVVVKADPERPRPYNRSVIKAIDIEKLSNLLVGFIDEEGLCLGLGIIKWPKLSSGKLEILTPLADEELARAREIRFGRIRVTEEGEELELLRREEL encoded by the coding sequence ATGGAGCAAATAAACAAAGCGGGCTACACAACGGAGGTTCCTGAGGACAGACTTTCACTGATTGCCCTTCTCGATGAGATTGGTTCTGGGAAGATAATTTTTATCGGCGATGTTGACAGCGGAAAGACCACGACCGTTTCCTATGTGGCAAATTCCCTTTTGTCCATGGGGTATAAAGTGGCCGTAGTGGACAGCGATGTTGGACAGAAGAGCATACTCCCCCCAGGTACGGTAAGCCTCGGTATTCTGGATAGGCCCGTGGCCCACATAGGTGAAGCTGTTCCTTTAGCTCATTACTTCATCGGGACAACCACTCCTTCCCAGTACATCGGAGAGACCGTCGTTGGGGTTAAAAGGCTCGCTGATATTGGTTCGAGGATAGCGGACTTCGTTCTGATCGATACAACGGGATTCATTAGTGGCCCTGGACTTGAGCTAAAGCGCATGAAAGTGGAGCTCTTGAGGCCAGATTTAGTCGTTTTTATAGGGGACAGTGAAGATCTTCGCAGGCTCGAAAGTTCGATTGGTTCACTTGCCAGAGTCTTTCACGCTGAGAAAAGTAGCCTTGTTAAGCCTCACTCCCATGAGGAGAGAAAACTGATAAGGGCTGCAAAGTGGAGGACATACTTCTCGGGATCCAAAATGGTGGAAGTCGATCTGAACGAGTTTCTGGTTTCTGGAACAGTCATGTTTACTGGCAGACCCCTACTTCAAGAGGAAATTGAGCTAATCGGAAAGCTCCACGAATGGATAATCTTCAACGGCTGGAAGAACAGGGAAGGCTACGTCGTCGTGAAGGCCGATCCAGAAAGGCCCAGGCCCTACAACCGGTCGGTTATCAAAGCAATAGACATCGAGAAGCTGAGCAACTTACTCGTTGGCTTTATCGACGAAGAAGGCCTTTGCCTTGGCCTTGGGATAATCAAATGGCCAAAGCTGAGTAGCGGAAAACTGGAAATCCTGACTCCACTGGCTGATGAAGAACTGGCAAGGGCACGTGAAATCCGGTTTGGAAGGATAAGGGTGACTGAAGAAGGGGAGGAACTGGAACTGCTCAGAAG
- the engB gene encoding GTP-binding protein EngB, producing MIIFVGRSNVGKSTLIYQLTGKKVRRGKRPGVTRKPVEVEWRGRKVVDMPGFGFMSGLPEEVQERVKDEIVRFIEENAKKIELAVLVVDGKSASEIIERWEKRGEIPIDVEFYSFLQELGIPTIVAVNKVDKIKNLERTLGFLAEKMGIKPEEREEVMIPISAKFGTNIDRLRTEIIKRVEGSQRTSRTT from the coding sequence ATGATAATATTTGTGGGGCGCTCTAACGTGGGAAAGAGCACGCTGATATACCAACTAACCGGAAAAAAGGTTCGCAGGGGTAAACGCCCTGGCGTGACGAGAAAGCCAGTCGAAGTGGAATGGAGGGGCAGAAAAGTCGTGGATATGCCCGGCTTTGGGTTCATGAGTGGCCTGCCAGAAGAGGTTCAGGAGCGGGTTAAGGACGAGATCGTGAGGTTCATAGAGGAAAACGCCAAGAAAATCGAGCTTGCCGTTCTGGTTGTGGACGGAAAATCTGCCTCCGAGATAATAGAGAGGTGGGAGAAGAGGGGGGAGATACCCATAGACGTGGAGTTTTATTCATTTCTTCAGGAACTTGGAATTCCGACGATAGTGGCGGTCAACAAGGTGGATAAGATCAAAAACCTGGAGCGAACTCTTGGATTTCTGGCCGAGAAGATGGGCATTAAGCCGGAAGAGAGAGAAGAGGTGATGATTCCAATATCCGCCAAATTCGGCACGAACATCGATCGTCTCAGAACGGAGATCATAAAGAGAGTTGAAGGGTCTCAGAGAACCTCAAGAACAACGTGA